A section of the Babylonia areolata isolate BAREFJ2019XMU chromosome 1, ASM4173473v1, whole genome shotgun sequence genome encodes:
- the LOC143280254 gene encoding ADP-ribosylation factor-like protein 4C, with translation MGGGSSVQLVLVGLENTGKTTLLYRLKFGQYMHTQPTVGFNCEKVEGHSGQAKGVTFSIWDVGGKDNMRPLWKSYLRSAQGIVYVVDSADREKLDEARVELLRLVKGQNNPGCLPTLVLANKQDLPDSLSPEDVGKELSVPELSVTQQCHVLPVCAVTGEGLGEAMDCMVEMVRKWKKGKGKQAR, from the exons ATGGGCGGGGGGTCCTCGGTGCAGCTGGTGCTGGTTGGCCTGGAGAACACGGGCAAGACCACCCTGCTGTACCGCCTCAAGTTCGGCCAGTACATGCACACGCAGCCCACCGTGGGCTTCAACTGCGAGAAGGTGGAGGGCCACTCGGGGCAGGCCAAGGgcgtcaccttctccatctgggACGTGGGCGGCAAGGACAACATGCGGCCCCTGTGGAAGTCCTACCTCAG GTCTGCCCAGGGCATCGTGTACGTGGTGGACTCTGCGGACCGCGAGAAGCTGGACGAGGCGCGCGTGGAGCTGCTGCGGCTGGTCAAAGGTCAGAACAACCCCGGATGCCTGCCCACCCTGGTGCTGGCCAACAAGCAGGACCTGCCAGACTCCCTCAGTCCCGAGGACGTGGGCAAGGAGCTGTCGGTGCCCGAGCTGTCTGTGACGCAGCAGTGCCACGTGCTGCCCGTGTGTGCCGTGACGGGCGAAGGGCTGGGGGAGGCCATGGACTGCATGGTGGAGATGGTGCGCAAGTGGAAGAAGGGCAAGGGGAAGCAGGCCAggtga